In Streptomyces thermolilacinus SPC6, a single genomic region encodes these proteins:
- a CDS encoding alpha/beta hydrolase produces MPVLPGAEPYRHEGGDVGVLLCHGFTGSPRSMRPWGEYLAERGLTVSVPLLPGHGTRWQDMQVTGWQDWYAEVDRELRVLSATCSRVFVCGLSMGGALALRLAARHGDAVAGLVLVNPANKVHGVAAHALPVVRHVVASKDGIANDIAKPGVDEGGYDRVPLHAAHSMRQFLRLVDGELPQVTQPLLLLRAPQDHVVPPADSARVLSRVSSTDVTEVLLEQSYHVATLDLDAERIFEESHAFIGRLAPGAGGTAAQGRDREGSTTGG; encoded by the coding sequence GTGCCGGTCCTTCCTGGAGCCGAGCCGTACCGCCACGAGGGCGGCGACGTCGGCGTACTCCTCTGCCACGGCTTCACCGGTTCGCCCCGGTCGATGCGCCCCTGGGGCGAGTACCTCGCGGAGCGCGGTCTGACCGTGTCGGTGCCCCTGCTTCCCGGGCACGGCACGCGCTGGCAGGACATGCAGGTCACCGGCTGGCAGGACTGGTACGCGGAGGTGGACCGGGAGCTGCGGGTGCTGAGCGCCACGTGCTCCCGCGTGTTCGTGTGCGGCCTGTCCATGGGCGGCGCGCTGGCGCTGCGGCTGGCGGCCCGGCACGGTGACGCGGTCGCGGGGCTCGTCCTGGTGAACCCGGCGAACAAGGTGCACGGCGTGGCGGCGCACGCGCTGCCGGTCGTCCGCCACGTGGTGGCCTCGAAGGACGGCATCGCGAACGACATCGCCAAGCCGGGCGTGGACGAGGGCGGCTACGACCGGGTGCCGCTGCACGCCGCGCACTCGATGCGGCAGTTCCTGCGCCTGGTCGACGGCGAGCTGCCGCAGGTGACGCAGCCGCTCCTGCTGCTGCGCGCCCCGCAGGACCACGTCGTACCGCCCGCCGACTCGGCGCGTGTCCTGAGCCGGGTCTCCTCCACGGACGTCACGGAGGTCCTGCTGGAACAGAGCTACCACGTCGCGACGTTGGACCTCGACGCGGAGCGGATCTTCGAGGAGAGCCACGCGTTCATCGGCCGGCTCGCTCCGGGGGCAG